TGACTTTGCCCCCAGGGATAAAATGTAAAGGTGGCCAAGGAAGCAACCAGGAAGGGACTGGACCTGCCAGAGGCAGCTGGCCCTTGAGGGGAGAGGCACTCCCGAGAGCTCCTGGGgaaggtggggaaggggaggcagggaggcctctGCTTCGGCAAAGCATCTGGCCTAGAAGGGAGATCATTTGCTGGTGTGGTCTGGCTCTTGCTGttctgtggggctgggggttccTGCCCACAGTCCCCCCTTCTCTCCTCAAAGGCCGGGTCTGAGGGGCCAGTGAGGTAATGGATGGTGCTCACTGGGCAGGTGGAAGCGTTGTCAGGGTGGCCCTCGCCCTTCACGcctgcccttccctcccagcccccaccctgcaGAACCCAGCCGCCTCAGAGCGTGCGCTTTGGGCCAGCGCACGCACCAGCATCATCTGGGAGCTCCTTGGAACTGCAGTCTCCAGCCCCTCCCTCGTCCTCCTAAATCAGACCCTGCATTTCCACAAGATTCCCAGGTGATCGGTGTGCATGTtagagtttgagaagcactggttgAGTTGATAATGCAGAGCCAGGTTCCGAGGGAGGAACAGGCCAGCTTTGGTGGGTGGAGCCAATTTCTGGTCACATGCTCTACCTCGAGACCCAGATGATCCCACCCCTGGGTAAGTGGCatgatacttaaatttttttaagttaaaatattttgactggaTAATAGTGACATGACTCAAAATTTAAAAGGTACCAAATGATAGACAGTGAAAagcttccctcccaccctctttCCTGAGGCAACCCGTGTCATCACTGCCAAGAGACGCTCTTGTTTTCCTGAGAATCCACCTGGTTACTTGCACCCTCTCAGGAAATGAGCTTTCCTGATACCTGCAACTCAGACCCAGTTTCTTCTGTCAGGAAGGGGCACATGGAGTAACGCTGATGTACCCAGCTGGGGAGGCAGCTAGCTCTCTGCTTCTCCCGGTTGTCTGAGGAGTCCCCGTGCAAATCTGggggagacagagaactcctaatTCACTGAGGTCTGTGGCTCAGCAGCAAAGGCCTGCAGCGTGGCCCATTGCCCAGCAAGCCCCAAATGCTGTTTGTGCAGCTGTGCGGATACTAGGGTACTTAAGGGCTCTTCAGGGCCTGCCTCAAGTCAGAGGAGCCTAGTTCTCTGCACAGAGGGGGCCCTAAGCATCCCTCCACCAGGGCCTTTGGAGAGGGTCGGAAGGGGCCTGAAAGGTCTCTAGCAAGGCTCTGCCACTGGGGCAGAGGGACTTGGTCCTCAGAATAGTTACCCTTCCAGAGCAAGCAGTTTCCACCCTTGGGCTGCCTGATAACCTGTCCACAAGCCCACCTGTTCTCTGACTAGGAAGTAAAAAACCTGGGTGGTCCACTGTGTTTCACTTCCTTACTAAAGCAAACCCTTGGACTTAATAATCTAGCATGTTACTTTTAAGTTTGGAAGAGAGTAAAAAGGGCAGGGGTCACAGCTGCTTAGGATTTGGTCTGGTTTCTTTTAACCTGTTTTTGGAATTGCTTTGCAGCAGTTGTATAATCAGGGGAGGTTGTACTATTTGCTTTATATTGGAATGAAAATGTCTTCCTACAGTATGAattcactcagtaaatgtttattgagtaccttTTATCAGGTGTTGGACTACATGCTGGTGACACAGTGCCAAGCAGCACAGTCCCTGTCCAGGTGCTCAGTCTATGGGGAGCCAAACCTTAACCGCTGGTCCCCCGTTTACTCACAAATGGAACTGAATTGTCAGTGAAGAGTAGCCAGAAAAGGTTCCCCAAGGCAGTGACATACAAGTTGAAATCTGAAAGGTCAGTGGTATCTAGCTAGGTGATGGGGGAAGCTTTCTAGGTAAGGAGATCACATGTGTATAAAAGTAATGCCTTAACCTGAAAAGAAGCAACCGAGGAAATAGATGGATACCCTGGCTGGAGCTGGTTTTGTGAGGCCTTCTTTTTATCAACTGAATTTTAAGGGTCCCGTTATACTTCACTGCCATAGAGGACTGAGCCTAACTGTTTCTTCAAGTCCAGTAAAGCTGTGCAGGTGGCCTCCCTCCTGTCTTGGGGCCGCAGGCTCACAGGAGCCACTGACCCGTTCCAGCTCCCGGACAGGGTTGATCGCTGCCAGTTCCCTTGGTTTTGCACAGCTCTCTCCCTTGGTGCATGAGTGGAGGGCTCGTTCATTTTATAGAAACTGGCTTTGAAATGGAAGTAAAGCAGGTACTTGGCTCCCTTCAGACATGGGAAAGCCCTTCACTCAGGGTGCCGTTGCCAACAGGAAGATGAGCGTGCCAGCCTCTCATGAGCTCCTGTCCATGCTCCTTCCAGGATCACATGAATTGTCTATGCTTATGTTCAGACCCTGGCCTAAAGCCGTCTACCTAGTATTTTCCTAATGATTTGGGCCAAGGGGATGTGTAAATTGGGTGCTATCAATGTGACATTATGGGGACCAGCCATGAAAAATCGAAGTGCTCTCTACTCCTGATGCAGGGGTCACCAGAACTGACCAATTACAGCTGCCTTTTCGCTCCACTGCACAATCGGCTCCTATCTCAGTGGCTGGTTGCCCCACTGGGGGATCAGTCACAGTGGGGCAATGTGACTCCCTCCACGTGTCGCTAAGGACTACAGTGCCCTGGGGAGTCCCTTAATCACCCACTTGAAATGGCATCTTTCATGTTTGGAAAAGGGCTCCACTTGGTTCCAACCACCTCCTTCTACCAAGTGATGCAATGAATTCAGAGACTCCAAAAGACCCCCCTTTCTGCCAGCTGTTGTTTCTTTCCCCTTAGGCCAGTACACAGACTTAAACGGGGGAAGGAGACAGACGTTTTCAGGGATCTGCCCAATATATGTATTCTCTgacatttttatttggttataaaacaataaaaggtGTTAACTTTAAATATGTCCTGATGTTTCTCCCTTCATATCTTCATGGTGACCTCATGTTTTAGAGGAAAATGTAAGGAGAAAGGGACCAAAAGAGGCAGACACAGAAACAATTACAGTGAGCAGTATATTACACTCCTTACTATCTTGCAAAGAAGTTCAAATGAAAGTTAAAGAAGCTCTTTAAATAAACATGCATTAAGACTAGGAAGGCATTGGTAAAACTGGTACTTTTCATTCAATGAGCATAATCTAATAAAACTCTGGAAAGCATTCGGAATCAAGTTTTTATCTTCTGCTGTATTAACTATTCCCTCAAAACAACATAGATGTGAAGACGTTCACTACAATAATAGTGAACATGTCAAACAAGCTTACTACCTAACAACGGAGTAATGGTTAAGTAAATGAGCTCACTTTCCCTGTTCTCCCCTGCTCCCAGGACCCACtctgctttctcctttctccacatcaggaactagccctcccttcccactcagagAAGGCCGAGGGAAGATGGGCGACCGGGAGGCGGTGAGCAAACCATGAATGTGAGCATCTTCAGAGGTGGTCAGAGGAAGGGTTCAGAGGTCACTGGGAGAGGAAAAGCTGTGGCCTTACCTGCTTCTTGGCTTCGTGTGCAAGCATGTGGTCCAGAACCCAAAACAGGACTCTGGTCTGGGTCCCAGATCCAATGGTTATTGGCCAGGGGCCACTTACTTAACTGTCTGTAAAGGAGGACTTGGAGTCAAGCTCTCAAATTCCTTTCTCATccaaaacagattaaaaaaaaaaaattcaaatctaATCACCTCATTCCTAAAACTTCCAAAGGCTCCCCCCAGTTGCTCTAAGGATCAAGGTGCCCCCTCTCCACTGTGCTCTCCATGATCTGGTCCAGTTCTGCCTCACGGCCTCTTTAACTCTCCAAAGACGGGTCAAACTCCTTACTGCCCAGTGGCCTCACACATGCGCTGTCAAGTATCCCCTTCTCTATGCTTGGCTGTTATTCAACTTCCAAGTCTCAAATGTAATAGTATTTCTGCAAAAAAGCCTTTCTTCACCCCCTCACCACTCCccaaccatacacacacacaccagcgtGGGCTTGGTTTGGGTCTCTTCACACCATATCGAAGATTTGTGAAATTCGCTAATGCAAGTAACATGTTCATGACTATAACTAATTCAGTGCTTATTTTTCAAGTAAATGTATGCATCTTAGATTCTTGGATAATCCTCCTGACAAGAAGGGATTACACATTAGCATACAGACAGGCATTTGCACTCTGGACAAGCCCAAAGTTTGGCTTAAATTCTAGTCTGTTTCATCTTCATTAGACATATTCTGGAAAAGAGcctgaatttgttttttaaaatggaaaggaCAGCTGGCTGTAACTAAGTGAAATGTAAGTGAAACGACATCATTCACACCTGATTGCAGTGGTGAGGTGGGAGGGAAGGCGGGGCTCTGAAAAGGTAAAGCCATTTCAGCAAGAGCAATGAAGAAACCtgcatttgaatcctggctctgcctttaGCTGTGCCTCCTATAGGGGGAGGTACTtaacctctgagcctcaggttcatCAATGAGGGCTAACAAATCTACTTCATAAGCACATTACTAGAATTAAACGGGATAATGAGCGTAAAAGGTACAAGGCACAATACCTGGCATATAAGCAACGCTTAATAAGCATTAGTTATTACTTTACAGGATGTTAAGTTATCGCCAGATTTAGGCCCTAACGGCCCTTCTCTGGATGACCTATGTATAAATGCAAGGAAATTACACAAGGCTAAGGTCCAGTCCCAGATATCCAGAATCAAAACCTGGCGATTTGGCTCCTGTGGCGGACAGGCGACGTGAGttaaggtaagaaaaaaaatccacaaagtaTCTCACGCTTCATTTAATCTGAAGAATATTACAGACTCGTCTTcagatataaattatttataacgTTACAGAACAAGCAGCGAGCCGAACAATTAAAAAACTAAGTCTACACGATGTTAACTTCTGGCAACAGTCCTCctaatctgtttttttaaaaaaagccatCCCTGCGCCCGTTTCAGTAGACGTGCACCATGCCGTAGAGGAACGTCCAGAACAGGACGTAGGTGAAGAGGCCTCCAATGAGGCCGCCTGTAAAGAGAGGTCTTCGTGACTTAAAGTATTTGTTCCACCTCCTTCCCGCTTTGAGAATtaagagcagggagagcaggatGGAGGCGAGCAGGTAGAAGATGAAGCCGTAAAGGCCGGTGAGACCGAGGATGCCGGCCGTGGCCCCCGACAGCGCTGACACTGAAGTCCGGCAGTAATCCAGAACCGCGGCGTTGCCCCGCACGGCTGCCTCGCTGATGAACGGCGGCCCTTCCCGCTTGGCCACCACAGCGGCCATCGCACCCGCCGGGGCTCGGCCTCTGCTTTCTCGCGAAGCTGCGGAGGAAACCAAGTTACGAGCGGCGCCCGGAGTCCGGCGAGGTGCGTTTACGCCGCCCCTCCCCCTGGGGCTCGCACCCCTCTTGGGTCGCGAGCCGGCCGGTGGGGCGGCGACACCTCTGCACTCCCGCCCAGGCTCGCCCGGTTACCTGGAACACGGCGACGGAGTCACTCGGCACTCCCTCAGACCGTGAGGGGACAGAACTCCCACGGCGCCATCTTGCGCTGCAGGCTGCTGGGAGGCCCCGGCTGCGCAGGCGCACAGCTCTCGTTCCTGGCCTCTGGAGCACGCGCCAACCCCTCCTCGCTTCGCTACGTACGAACTGGGACTTCTAGAGCCCGACTGCGCTTCAGCTGGTGATTGGCCGGAGTTTGTTGACTATTCATGAGCAGGCGGGCCTAGCCGGGCTGCCTTTGTTAACCAGGGAGGGCGCGGCCACGGGGATTTTGTGCGGACTTCACTGAGCGGCGTTTGGTTACCAGGTTGGAGTCAAGATGTCCTACATTCCAGGCCAGCCGGTCACTGCCGTGGTGGTGAGTGCGCTCGCGCGGGCTTTTCCTCGTCTTGGCATGCCCCCACTTTGCAGATAGGTAAACTGATACCCCAAACAGGTTGACAAAGCGTCAGACCTGACAGTTTGCTCCTGCAGACCGGCTGCCAGGGCTCCTGTCCCGGCTTTGTCGCAGAGGGACTGTGGTCTTTCCCACCCGTGCAACGGAGATGGCTGGGACCCAAGAGCCTCCTGAAGACCCTGGATCGAGGCCAGACCCCGCGCACTGCCGCCGCGGCACTGGACTCCTTTCAGCCGGCAGGGGCGGCGGGCACTTAAGAGAGAGGCCCCGGGCCATGGAGTCTGGGAATGCGTCCCTTTCCCAGGCCTGTGTCCACAGCTGGGCAGCTGTGGGGGGCGGACGTCGGCCCCGACCCCGACCCCGACGTCCATGAGTCGCAGCCTCAGGAATGAGGAAGTGCTTCCTTTGCTCCTGCGGTGCCGCCGCCCAGAGGAAGACTTAGGAGGTGGAGGTTGCTGGAGTCTGTTAGCAGTCCCTTACTCCTCCCATACAGCCTCGTTTCCTCGGACCTACCGCCTCCCGGTCCACACTGAGGCTTATACTACTGGCTCCAACCTGCTCCGAACTTTTCCTGAATTCCCAGCTGTTAGGGCAAGGACCAGGTTCCCCGCCTGGCACTTGTTTTGTCTTGGGTGCCAGGTGCTGTTAGAACAGGCatagggagggaggctgggacaTCGGACCTAAATGCCAGTGCCACAGCTGGATGGGGCCCGGAGGGCAGCTCCCTGGtggaggtggggaaactgagtgcCAGAGAGAGGTCTGGTCATGTTTCAGAACTCACACTGCTGGGCAGGCAATGGGTCAGGTGCAAGTCCCCATCCTGGGGGCCAAGGGATTGGCTGCAGTATCTcagatgggtgtgtgtgtgtcagagggGGGAGCTCCTGCTATCAGGCAGTGGCATGGTGTGAAGCCACTGATAAAGGTGGCATGTGAGGGAGAGCTTGGAGCCCCAGCTCTGGCCTGGGCTCGGGGAAACATTGCCAGATCTCCTGACAGCTGTCCTGAGCTTCACCCTGGCCGCACCAGCCAGGTTTTCCTGATCCCTAGCTACCCCTAGAGGTAGCTAGGTTTGCCTCTTAGGAGCCAGAGGAGGTCACTAACCTGCTTGACCTCACCTAGCAAGTCAGTGACAGTACCTTGTCTTCCTAGCCCAAGGGCCTATACTCCCTTCTGACCTTGAGGGTGAATCAAAAGTGTGCAAGAGTATGTGGGGGTGGAGCAGGCTTGTAAGAGCTCACACTTTTGGGCATGTGGGCCTAGGTCCAGTGGGTCTCGCTTCCTGCTCCCCCGTCATGTCATGGCTTGTCCCAGGCTTTCCTCAAAGCTTCAGGACCATGACCTGCCAATTTTAATTGTAGGAACATATCTGAATGTGGTGAGTGGGGTCTGGCCTTTCTCTCTGGTCTTGGCTTAGAGATGGGGTGGGGAGCCTTCCTCCCTTGTCCCCACCTTGCATGTAGTTAACATTCTGAGAATGTTAAAACCATTTGGGCCTCTCCTCTGAACCCTGGCTCCATTAGTCTGCCTTTCGGACACCTGTCTGGATGGCTCCCGGCGCTCCAGCTCTACATGCTGCTTCTCCTCCAGGGTCCCCATGTGAGACGGTTGTTTGGCCAGGCCAGGTGGCTGGGTGCTCCCCTTCACTCCTCTCCACCATGAGCGTTCCCTGTCTCGACTTCACTTCCTAAGCAGTTGTGTTCCCTGGTCTCCACATCCTGCCTCTGAGACGTGCATCCCTCCACTGAGTGAGGGGTCATTCTAGCATCAAACCCGACCATGACCAAACTTACTCAAGTCCTAGGAGCTCCAGTGGGTCCAAAGTCAAGGTCAAGTGTCCAAACTCCTGTTAACCCCTCAAGGCCTGGTGCAAATGATCCCTCCTTTGCAAAGCCCCTTGGGTCCAGATCAAGTCAccttttgcttttttccttcttcctgttaAAACTATCGGCTTTTGGGGTGGGCTAATCTTGTCCGGCTCCTAGC
The sequence above is a segment of the Manis pentadactyla isolate mManPen7 chromosome 4, mManPen7.hap1, whole genome shotgun sequence genome. Coding sequences within it:
- the EMC6 gene encoding ER membrane protein complex subunit 6, whose protein sequence is MAAVVAKREGPPFISEAAVRGNAAVLDYCRTSVSALSGATAGILGLTGLYGFIFYLLASILLSLLLILKAGRRWNKYFKSRRPLFTGGLIGGLFTYVLFWTFLYGMVHVY